In Amblyraja radiata isolate CabotCenter1 chromosome 38, sAmbRad1.1.pri, whole genome shotgun sequence, a genomic segment contains:
- the il2rb gene encoding interleukin-2 receptor subunit beta has translation MGGIILIIFTVSIWPTNLGYKCENKDLKCAVDYVREMTCCWSQNISQSNACQVWVDNSRPNTKPYPIKCAPVNGLKQGRSCSLNVPYFIAFQAFNVTLLCTRNGLTTAVASIPEFVPAENIQLQPPKNLTVANNTDTMTVLSWQTDYDIRLSDHIEFEIRYKLENDQWKTAQAHQVQQKEHRLQIDSTNVKPDAIYTAQIRAKINDRREYYRGTWSKWSKAAKWKTKKSQASAVEQENSVLSITLSLVGILLVVVVLVIMQFASKRSRLKALYGLPIPDPSKFFYELNSTYGGNFQRWLGTRFPASFSSTEDLATEISSVEISELKDTQSCEQNVAWDSSGFRSTGDSSTSSFANQGYFLFDCSKASDAYPCKIYFSNKPASRREGSEGSRSYRCLTSSDDSLYDSSFSPDSPTGKKGFDLDGEDPGPHDAGETSAEEIDGPPREHGGPAGLPYPGNPASQVNPSKETNCPFEGLFQFPSPCFFGPHPPLAGVEDEDAHRLASDGLTFEKAPTDTPSSQDPFTQQSPSVYKTKSLNLAVETDPYLSLKQVHSKYNSQSI, from the exons ATGGGAGGAATCATCCTGATTATCTTCACTGTCTCCATCTGGCCCACGAACCTTGGATATAAATGCG AGAACAAAGATCTGAAGTGCGCAGTGGATTATGTCAGGGAGATGACATGCTGCTGGTCACAAAACATTTCCCAGAGCAACGCGTGCCAAGTCTGGGTGGATAATTCGAGGCCTAACAC GAAACCTTATCCAATTAAGTGTGCCCCGGTAAATGGACTGAAGCAGGGCAGGAGTTGTTCTCTCAATGTGCCTTACTTCATAGCGTTTCAAGCCTTCAACGTCACGCTGCTATGCACCAGGAACGGGCTGACCACTGCCGTTGCAAGCATTCCCGAGTTTGTACCAGCGGAAAATA TTCAGCTCCAGCCACCGAAGAACTTGACTGTGGCAAACAACACCGACACGATGACAGTCCTCTCCTGGCAGACTGACTACGATATACGTTTATCTGACCACATAGAATTTGAGATTCGGTACAAACTTGAGAATGACCAATGGAAG ACTGCTCAGGCACATCAGGTTCAGCAAAAAGAACACAGGCTACAGATTGACTCGACCAACGTAAAACCTGACGCCATCTATACGGCACAAATTCGTGCGAAAATTAACGACCGTCGGGAGTACTACAGAGGCACTTGGAGCAAATGGAGCAAAGCGGCGAAATGGAAAACCAAGAAATCCCAAGCTTCTGCTG ttgaaCAGGAAAACAGTGTCTTATCAATCACTCTCTCGTTGGTCGGGATCCTGTTAGTGGTTGTCGTTCTGGTCATTATGCAGTTTGCATCGAAGAG ATCACGACTGAAGGCACTCTACGGGCTCCCCATTCCAGATCCAAGCAAATTCTTTTATGAGCTGAACTCGACCTACGGAGGCAACTTTCAG CGGTGGCTGGGGACGCGATTCCCCGCTTCCTTCAGCAGCACCGAGGATCTGGCCACGGAAATATCCTCGGTGGAGATTTCGGAACTGAAGGACACGCAGTCGTGCGAGCAGAACGTCGCCTGGGACagcagcggcttcaggagcaccgGCGACTCGTCCACGTCCAGCTTTGCCAACCAGGGCTACTTCTTGTTCGACTGCTCCAAGGCCAGCGACGCGTACCCTTGCAAGATCTACTTCAGCAACAAGCCGGCCAGCCGGCGGGAGGGGAGCGAGGGAAGCCGCTCCTACCGCTGCCTCACCTCCTCCGACGACTCGCTCTACGACAGCAGCTTCTCGCCGGACTCTCCCACGGGGAAGAAGGGGTTCGACTTGGACGGGGAAGACCCAGGGCCCCACGACGCTGGAGAAACCTCAGCGGAGGAAATAGACGGACCACCAAGAGAACATGGGGGTCCAGCAGGTCTACCGTACCCTGGTAATCCAGCAAGCCAGGTCAACCCATCAAAGGAGACCAATTGTCCTTTCGAGGGGCTGTTCCAATTCCCATCCCCTTGTTTCTTTGGCCCCCACCCCCCATTGGCGGGCGTGGAGGATGAAGATGCCCACAGACTCGCATCTGATGGCTTAACCTTCGAGAAGGCTCCaacggacactccctcttctcaggACCCTTTCACTCAGCAAAGCCCCAGCGTTTACAAGACCAAGTCTCTGAACCTGGCGGTGGAAACTGACCCGTATCTCTCTCTCAAGCAAGTTCACAGCAAATACAATAGCCAGTcgatatag